GCGTGGAGGAAAACACGATGCTGTCATCGGGCAAATACAGAGGGTGCAGGTCGTCCACATCCGCCAGATGGGTCAATTGCTTCAGCCCGGTCCCATCCGCGTCGATCTCATAGATGTGATAGCTGTCCGCACGATTCCTCCGCATCGAAAAGACAATTCGCTCTCCGTCCCAATGCATTCTCGGGTCGCGTATGACGCCGTCGGAGGTTTCGATCAATGTCCTGATCTCCCCTCCGTTTCCAAGATCAATCGTCTTCAATGCGCCGCCCGGTCTGAAGTGGCCCTGATTGAACTCGTGCTCTGCGTCCGGCGAGAAGTTGTGGGTGTTGTGGTGGTCGTACGTGTACGGATGTCGGACCACGAAAAGGATCGGCCGGTCACAGATCCACGGATTGGCCCGCAGCGCCTCGCGTCGTAGCTGGCCCAATTCGTCCAGCAGCGACTGTGTCCGGCGTGCGATCTCTGTTCGATCTGCTTTGTTCTCTGCATCTGAATCACTGCCTTGGGTTTCCAGATGATGCTCCAGTTGTGCACACACCGCCGGCAACACACCGCCCGCGGAAAGCACTGCGAAAACCCACGCAATCCACGGCCTGCCTGATGTCCTGCGATCCGAAACGAATCTCTCAATGCACATGCGACACCTGACTCAATGAGGCTGGCCCAGTGTTCTCACGTCATTCCTGATCCGGGTCAAATCTGCTGCATCGAGCACAAGACAACCTGATCCGGCATTGTCCAGCGCCTGCTGGGCCGTTCGGGCCCCGCACAGCACATGCGTTACACCCGGCTGGGCCGCCGTCCAAGCAATTGTCAACTGGGCCAACGTACATTCATAGCGTTCGGTCAGGTCTTTCCAGCCCGAAAGCATCGCAAGGATTCGAGGCCGATTGACCTTCTTGAACCACGGGTTCCAGTCGGCGTTGCTGCGCCACTCCGCCTCGCCGAAGTCGCGATCCACCCCGACCTTGCCGGTCAGGAGTCCCTGCTCCAGGGACATGTAGGTCAGCGTCACAATGCTGTTTCCGGCACAGAAAGGCAACAGGTCCGTTTCCGGGGCTTGGAACAGCATGCTGTAACGGAGTTGATCGGAAGCGATGGCGCCCCAACGCATATACTCCTTCAACTCATCGAGAGATACGTTTGAGACGCCAATCTCCCGAATCTTGCCCTGATCCTTCAACTGGTTCAGGCAGTCCATGGTATCCTCGATGGGCGTCTTTTCCGGTTCGATGGCGGGCCAGTGCACCTGATAAAGATCGATGTAATCGGTCCCCAGCCGTCGCAGGCTCTCTTCGATTTCGATCCGGATCGTATCGGGCCGGACACTCCTGTACAGGGCCTTGCCGTCGAAGTCCTCGACGAACAGCGAGCCCCGGCTGTCCTGCCACCACAACCCGCACTTGGTGGCAAGAATCACCTTGTCCCTCCGGCCCCGGACCGCTCGGCCGACCACCTCTTCGCTCCGGCCGAACCCATAGGCCGGGGCGGTGTCGATCAGATTCACGCCATTGTCCAGCGACGCATGAATCGCACGAACCGATTCGCTGTCGTCCGGGTCCGTTCCCCACACCTGACCGCCGCCGGTCACCCACGTGCCAAGGCCGACCACAGAAGCCTCCATGCCTGAATTGCCCACCTTGAGATACTTCATAGCGTTGCGTTTCCTTTCTCCTGTCAAGACCTCGTAGTTCGGTCACACCACGGAATCGCTCACTGCGAAGGGTTCACCGGCGCTACGACACGAAACCCTACGTTAAACACCCGGTGGTACGGCTGGTAGGGCCGACGAAAGCTTGCGGTGGCCTGATGCGGACGGTCGCGCCAGGACCCGCCACGCGCCACGCGCTCCACGTCCGTTCGCGTCGAGTCATTTCGGCCATCATCTTCCCGATACGGATAGGGCAAGTACGCCGATCGGGTCCATTCGGCGGCATTGCCGTGCATATCGTGCAATCCCCATGGATTGGGCCCATAGCGGCCCACCTCGACCGTCACAAGGCCGCCATCATCAAAGCGGTCGCATCGCGGAATCCAGTCATCGTAGCGATTCGGGTTGGCAATCGGTTCGGCCCTGGTGTAGTCCCCCTTGCTGGTGCATTGGGCGAACGCCCGCAACACACGATCGGCCAGATTCGCATGCCGGGAGTAGTCACTGTTGACGTCGCCAAAATGGAAGTCGGTGGCGGCTCCGGCGCGGGCGGCCCATTCCCACTGCGATTCCGTCGGCAGGTCAAACCTCACTCCCGTCTTCTCACTCAGCCATTGACAGAACGCTCTCGCTTCCCGCCAGGATACCCGCACTGCAGGTTGATGGGGCGCATCCTGAAAGAAGCCGCGTCGTCCGAACTGGTAGCCGTGACGCGATTCGTCCCGGCTCTCATGCCGCGGCTCGAACAGGCGGTACTGGACATTGGTGATCTCAAACCGGGCCATCCAGAACGGGGCGACCTCAACCGCCGTGGGCGGCCCTTCGTCGGCGTGTCCATCGGTCGAACCGATCACGAACCTCCCTCCCGGGATCAACACCAACTCAAGCCTGACTGGTCCGACATCTACGGCCTGCCGGTTGTCGTCGCGTCCGAGATGGACAGGGCCGAACGGGAGTCCCTCGCCGAGATCGATTGTCTTGCCGAACCTGTCGCGCAAACCTGCTGCTCTTGAGGCGGCAGTCTGACGCCGACGCGCCTCACTCGCATCAAACGGCCAAGTCTCGACCTCCGGCACGGGAATGCGTTCTGTCTCGGCCCCTGGGGGCGAAACGAACGTCCTGTCAAATGGTGGACCTTCAGGAATGTCTTCATAGTCCGCAATGGGCCCCTGTGGCGCGTACTTGGCGCGCAATTCATGTGCTCGCTCCTGCATTCTTCGCAGGTGATCGGCTCGTTGGCCCCCGACAATCTCACCCCACGTGCCATGGTATGGTGCGTTCAGATCGAACCAAGTGACAAGACGTTCCCACGACTGGCCATCGAGGCGAACGCCGTGATGTCCCTTGCGGAGCATCTGTCCCAATTCCGTGGCGCTGAAATGAAAATCCATCGGCGAGAGCATTCGCAGATCGCCCTCGATGCCCGGCCGGCGCACATACCGATGCAGTTGCACATAGGATTCCGAGAATCCTTCGCCCTCTGCAAGCAGACCGGGACTTGTGCTGCCGGCGATATCCGAGCGCCAGTCCGTCACGCGCTGTACGCCCTTGAGATAGGGAATCTCGCGGCCGTCCTGGCGAGGACTGCCGTCATGACATCCGCCACAATGCCGGTCCAGCACCGGCTGTACTTCACGCTCGAAGTTGAATCCGCGCACCGGTGTCGCCCAACCGCCGTCGATCTGAGAAGGCGCACGACGAGCGGCGGCCGGGATGGTCGGCGGCGCCACTTCATTCTGCGTTTCGTGGCACCCGATACAGGAGACGCTTTCCCCCGGCATGGCCACCGTCCAACTTCGCATCAACTGGAGCGCCTGACCCTGTTTATCCAGCACCTGGATGGAGATCGGCGTGTTGGCGGGCACGGTGAAATAGGCCGAGCCATCCGACTCGACAGGGACAGTGCCCAGCACGCGTTTGATGTCCCATGGCCCGTCCAGGCCGATGCTGCCCAGCAGGCCCCCGACGTCGCGATAGCTGAAATAATACTCGAAGATCCGCAAGGCGCCGACGGTGCCGCGCGGGACGCCGTCCAATCCACCGCCACGATAGATATCCGCGATCAGCATTGTGCCGTCCGGCCGACTCAGGTCCACCCGGTCTTGCAGGACAGGGGGGCGCGGCGTTTTCCGCATCGGGATCGGCCAGAGCAGCGCCTGGCCCTCCATCTCGTGGATCAGCAGCATATTGTCGAATACGTCCACCAGGTAAATGCCCCAGAGTGCATCGGGAGTCGGTTTGACAGCCACGAGATAGTACTTGCTGCACAGTGGATACGGATGCAGAAACTGCGGCCACACCCCATCGACCAGGCGGTCCCGCACGATCGGCTCGACCTTCTTGCCGCGACCAGGGATTTCCTGGATTACGCCCGTCGCTTCCTGACGCCCCAGCGCCGGGTCCACCAGCAACAGCCGGCCGCTGCGATGGGTCCCATGATGGCCGGTGGCGACGCCGATGACCTTGCGCCGATGGTCTGGCACAGGTTTGGCATAGAAGAACGACGGGGGGAAATAGGAGCCGCTGCCATAGTACTCCCGCTGATCCGTGCCGTCCGGATTCATGTGAAACAGGATGCGGGAATTCGAATGGGGGATGTCGCTGTACTCCCATCGCTGGTACAGAACGCGCCCGTTGGCCAGCGGGGTCGGACTCCAGTTGCTGTCCTGCTCGAAGGTCAACTGCCGGACGGCCCCGGTTGGCCGATCCAGCCGGTACAGACACACCATGGGGGCATTGCCGAAGACGCACGGCAGCCCCATGAATCCGGCTGTCGAGGTGAAAAGAATGTCTCCATCGGCAAGATAGCACGGGTCGAAATGCCCGACGTCTTCTCCATCGTCCGGAGTGACCTGACGCAGGCCGGAGCCGTCAGAAGCGATTTCAAAGATGCGCCAGTTGGCTTGTTCCATCCCCTCCATGGCAAACAGAATGCTGTGACCACCAAACTCCAGTACGGGATCGGTGAGGGTTCGTCCGCCTTCGGGGATGAACAATGGCTCGACTTGAGGCGATTCGCGGAGATCCGAGAGCACCGCCAGGCGATCGTTCCATCGATTCCTTCGCGGCAGGACAACACCCGCTTGCCAGTTGGCCGGCATGCCGATACCGGCTCCCATGACCGATCGTGCCGTATGTGGCTGCAGCAGACCGCGCTGGAGCAATAGAATCCGATCAACGTCAAGCAACGGATTGGCCAGAAGCGCCTGACGCCGCAGCGATTCCAGTTCGACGATCAATTCGATTGCACGACGTTGGGCCTGCCGGGTGGGCGGCCCGGATTCCGCCTCGGCGGCGTGATGCAGCGCCCGATGGAGCGTCTCCAGCCGCGTAAGATACGCTGGGCCATCTGGGTAGCGTGACGCAAATCGCTCCGTCAGATCGGTCACCGCAAGTCGCAA
Above is a genomic segment from Anaerobaca lacustris containing:
- a CDS encoding aldo/keto reductase codes for the protein MKYLKVGNSGMEASVVGLGTWVTGGGQVWGTDPDDSESVRAIHASLDNGVNLIDTAPAYGFGRSEEVVGRAVRGRRDKVILATKCGLWWQDSRGSLFVEDFDGKALYRSVRPDTIRIEIEESLRRLGTDYIDLYQVHWPAIEPEKTPIEDTMDCLNQLKDQGKIREIGVSNVSLDELKEYMRWGAIASDQLRYSMLFQAPETDLLPFCAGNSIVTLTYMSLEQGLLTGKVGVDRDFGEAEWRSNADWNPWFKKVNRPRILAMLSGWKDLTERYECTLAQLTIAWTAAQPGVTHVLCGARTAQQALDNAGSGCLVLDAADLTRIRNDVRTLGQPH
- a CDS encoding SUMF1/EgtB/PvdO family nonheme iron enzyme, producing MASATRSDARWYIAIAVLCTLPLVLTLTSQRAVADGVVPGAAWREMVQMAGSAQAALERVPVDGESPSVPFVGEVMRGGQDAMRIDVHIEGWRDLWLIVDDVDDYNHDVANWADARLLDAEGSVTYLGELEPVSVRQGWGQFRRGSSAIDQPLRIGDRTFERGLGTHAVSVIHYRLDAPYERFESWVGVDSSRQEGQGSIRFLVSPTAIAHRTSTKTASPLTCQAALAAFDFEALRLAVTDLTERFASRYPDGPAYLTRLETLHRALHHAAEAESGPPTRQAQRRAIELIVELESLRRQALLANPLLDVDRILLLQRGLLQPHTARSVMGAGIGMPANWQAGVVLPRRNRWNDRLAVLSDLRESPQVEPLFIPEGGRTLTDPVLEFGGHSILFAMEGMEQANWRIFEIASDGSGLRQVTPDDGEDVGHFDPCYLADGDILFTSTAGFMGLPCVFGNAPMVCLYRLDRPTGAVRQLTFEQDSNWSPTPLANGRVLYQRWEYSDIPHSNSRILFHMNPDGTDQREYYGSGSYFPPSFFYAKPVPDHRRKVIGVATGHHGTHRSGRLLLVDPALGRQEATGVIQEIPGRGKKVEPIVRDRLVDGVWPQFLHPYPLCSKYYLVAVKPTPDALWGIYLVDVFDNMLLIHEMEGQALLWPIPMRKTPRPPVLQDRVDLSRPDGTMLIADIYRGGGLDGVPRGTVGALRIFEYYFSYRDVGGLLGSIGLDGPWDIKRVLGTVPVESDGSAYFTVPANTPISIQVLDKQGQALQLMRSWTVAMPGESVSCIGCHETQNEVAPPTIPAAARRAPSQIDGGWATPVRGFNFEREVQPVLDRHCGGCHDGSPRQDGREIPYLKGVQRVTDWRSDIAGSTSPGLLAEGEGFSESYVQLHRYVRRPGIEGDLRMLSPMDFHFSATELGQMLRKGHHGVRLDGQSWERLVTWFDLNAPYHGTWGEIVGGQRADHLRRMQERAHELRAKYAPQGPIADYEDIPEGPPFDRTFVSPPGAETERIPVPEVETWPFDASEARRRQTAASRAAGLRDRFGKTIDLGEGLPFGPVHLGRDDNRQAVDVGPVRLELVLIPGGRFVIGSTDGHADEGPPTAVEVAPFWMARFEITNVQYRLFEPRHESRDESRHGYQFGRRGFFQDAPHQPAVRVSWREARAFCQWLSEKTGVRFDLPTESQWEWAARAGAATDFHFGDVNSDYSRHANLADRVLRAFAQCTSKGDYTRAEPIANPNRYDDWIPRCDRFDDGGLVTVEVGRYGPNPWGLHDMHGNAAEWTRSAYLPYPYREDDGRNDSTRTDVERVARGGSWRDRPHQATASFRRPYQPYHRVFNVGFRVVAPVNPSQ